In Kaistia defluvii, one genomic interval encodes:
- the lpxK gene encoding tetraacyldisaccharide 4'-kinase: MIRPPRFWSLQRLSVPSLLLAPVAGLYGWVAGRRMRRKPKATAAVPVICVGNYVVGGAGKTPTALALARIARAQGLNPGFLTRGYGGSAREPLLVNPDLHDAARVGDEALLLAEAGPVVVSPDRPAGLPLLERAGVDLIIMDDGFQNPSLRKDLSLIVVDGATGIGNGRVFPAGPLRAPLRTQLIRTDAVLIVGDGKPGDRIVRRAARAGKIILKAKLEPAAMQVWGPRSFLAFAGIGRPEKFFNTLDRAGVPLADVKAFPDHHAYTAEDARKLLARADAETLDLITTSKDHARLARQEGDLARLRERTRVFQVRMHFENEARIAALIAETVRRVATR, from the coding sequence ATGATCCGCCCGCCGCGCTTCTGGTCGTTGCAGCGGCTGTCGGTGCCATCGCTGCTTCTGGCTCCCGTGGCCGGTCTCTATGGCTGGGTGGCGGGCCGGCGGATGCGCCGCAAGCCGAAAGCGACGGCCGCCGTTCCCGTCATCTGCGTCGGCAATTATGTCGTCGGCGGCGCCGGCAAGACGCCGACGGCGCTGGCGCTGGCTCGCATTGCCCGGGCGCAGGGTCTCAATCCCGGCTTCCTGACGCGCGGCTATGGCGGTTCGGCGCGCGAGCCGCTTCTGGTCAACCCGGACCTGCATGACGCGGCGCGCGTCGGCGACGAGGCGCTGCTGCTGGCTGAGGCCGGGCCGGTCGTCGTCTCGCCGGACCGTCCGGCGGGGCTGCCGCTGCTCGAGCGGGCGGGCGTCGACCTGATCATCATGGATGACGGTTTCCAGAACCCGTCGCTGCGCAAGGACCTGTCTCTGATCGTCGTCGATGGCGCGACGGGAATCGGCAATGGCCGCGTGTTTCCGGCCGGGCCGTTGCGGGCGCCGCTGCGCACGCAGCTGATCCGCACCGATGCGGTGCTGATCGTCGGCGACGGCAAGCCCGGCGATCGCATCGTCCGTCGCGCCGCGCGGGCCGGCAAGATCATCCTGAAGGCGAAGCTCGAACCGGCCGCGATGCAGGTCTGGGGACCGCGCTCCTTCCTCGCCTTCGCCGGCATCGGCAGGCCGGAGAAGTTCTTCAACACGCTGGACCGTGCCGGCGTCCCGCTGGCCGACGTAAAGGCGTTCCCCGATCATCACGCCTATACCGCCGAGGACGCCCGCAAGCTGCTGGCCCGGGCCGATGCCGAGACGCTCGACCTGATCACGACGAGCAAGGATCACGCCCGCCTCGCGCGCCAGGAAGGCGACCTCGCCAGGCTGCGCGAACGGACGCGGGTGTTCCAGGTGCGGATGCATTTCGAGAACGAAGCCCGCATCGCGGCGCTGATCGCGGAGACGGTGCGCCGGGTGGCTACGCGGTAG